In Poecilia reticulata strain Guanapo linkage group LG11, Guppy_female_1.0+MT, whole genome shotgun sequence, the genomic stretch GAGGCCGACCTGAACGACCCCGACACCCAGCAGCAGATTTTACAGCAGGTACAGGAAGCCTGAAAAATTGTGTTTCCTCTCTAATTTGAGAACTTAATCTATAACGATAGCAAATCTAAAGGGAAAGTGCAGAATTTGAGTGCAGAGTTACTTCTAATCAATAAATTAGAGAATGCATTCCGAATTGGCTCACATTTGTGtattagaaatagttttttagTGTTCAAAGGTAAAATCTCCGTTACCTCTGAGTTTCCATCAGCTGTGAGCAGAAATTCACcacaattaacagaaacaaaaggctTGAACTTATCATACCATATGCAATTAATTCATGTGTTGCACTTTTCAATTGCACAATTGAATTGTGTGTTGCACAATTATATTCTTATTTGTTGACTATTGTAACACTGTACATAATATCTTGGATGTTGCAGAAACTCATCAATTAAAGTAAACTGGTTTTAGCACAATACTTTATAGGGAACCAGCTCAATAACcaaattaaaaattacttaattGTACAAAAAACTCATCACGATGTATCACATACAGAAAAGGCTGAAATGGatacttaatatttataaagacTAGCAATTAGAATATCTCCTTTGCTTTGTTTGACTATCTAGATATGGAGATTGTATTATATAACTATATTAGCCATcatgtttgtattatttacagaaaattcaGTCAGTAAGACATGTGACAATATGCTTTGATCAACTGGACAGCACTTAAACAATCCACCACAAAAActaatcagttttttctttcatttagcTCCACGCTAAACTGGAGGCTGATGGACTAACAGACTTCAAGCTCCGATGGATCGAGAAAGACAGGCAGATTTTTCACAAGGatacaaaggaaaaaacataagaaaaattcagctttttaaaatgttgtcttaTTATTTCAGCAGCATTTGTAACAGTTAGTCaaagatatatttgttttttttattcagtcatcTATTTACGTTTCAGATGGGAGAAGCAGAAGACTTTTTTCCCCTATAAATGTCTGTCTACGCATTATGTGAACATGAAACATTGTTTCTTTtgctctgctttgttttatgaGGTTGGAAAATTGACGGACTGTGGTTCAAAAGTCTTGAAAAATTGTTTGTGAATAATGACTTGTACTACAGTCTAACGTTGGGTTACATCATACATATAGTTTGCTTTACTCTTTAACTGAAGTTTTATTATAGTAAATGATATGACTTGCTTTAAAATTCcattacctttatttttattttgttttatttttactcatttctaAAGCTCATCTgtagtttaaaatgaaataatactTGTGTGATCTGAATTACGGTTTGTCTTTGATTACAAAATGTTTGAGTAACttaataaatcagattaaaccAACAATAAACTGTGTAAACTTATTAATGTCACAATTCGGCATTTGAGGTGCAAAACATTAACGTTGTTTTGCAACGTTAATGTTTGAGATTTGCAACGTTAATGTTGAGATTTTtacaaattagtttttgttttaagcaaatTCCGTTTGTGTGAGGTTAATAGGGACTGCTAACAGACTTATTTACTtcaaaagaatattaaaaacatagaaatttAATTGCAGGCTTGGAGTAAAATATGCATGATGATAGATATTTTTCttggcatgaaaaaaaaagtcaatttgacCTTAAAAGACAAGGAATTGCATGTTCCTGAATTTTGATTAGGGTACCTTTTGAGTTTTTACCAAAATCAACCACAGATTATAAAATAAGGGTAAATTTACTGTGAATTAAATTAGGAAAAGATATTTTTAGTGGAAGCCAACTAAGTGCATTTCAGGTGTataatataaagaaatattatGTATCATAATGTAGAATGTAATGAAACTAGGGTTGCCTTACAACCATGACCAGCCTCTTAAGTTGTGTCTGCTGGCTTCTGGTATTTAAAGAACCACTGGGGAAAAACTTATATTTCTGTCGAACACAGACTTACATGTGGCTTCGCTCATGTAATCAATTCTTCTCACAAagagaatgaaaataaattcatctatGTTCGTATTTGCCACTTTGAATGGATTCCCAGTCGTTTTTATGCCATTAAAAAGATATTTGGTTAAAGCATGTATTAAAAGTCAATTCTACGGGACATATTATGTCCGATTTATAATTTTAGTGTTCTTTTGCatcctattttaaaaaaaaatctttttaaagtacATAAACCACAAGAACAACAGTGTgtgtcgtttgcccgttcactCGACTGATCCATTCTCCTTGAGGTAAggacacaaacatttaaaaatctttaattgaAAGTTGGCCATTTCATCATCCATTATTACACTGTAAGTGTTGACCGTTCAAGTGAAGGAACGTGTTCTACAGTTCTTGCTGTGCTACAACGATTTCTACTGTAAATTCTGCTGGGCTAACTGCTAAACCAACCACTGGTCAAATCTGGACCAGTTATAGGGCATGGGCGACTTCCTGTAATTGATGGTAGATTGAGTTCTTTGCTCAATCAGAAAATCTAACCATAAGCTTGTTACTTTGAGCTCCAGAACATTTAGGCTGTGGAGCAGAACCACCTCTGAATGGGTCAAACAccaaaatccaactgagaaGGTTTAAAGCTACAgagtgtaacttttataaaaaaaaattttttaaaaaagttacatttgttgaagctgtcacTGCATCTAGACAGGTAATCTNGGGGGGGGGGGGAGCTGAAGGCAGTTCTCTCAGTTCTCCCAGTGGCCATGCTGACGCTAAGGCTAGTCAGCATGGCCACGTATGACGACAGACAAGcccttttgttgtttctctgccttTAACACATTTATCAGCGCGTTCATGAGGTTGACTCActctcctcttggctctgattggttgtttctgacaaagACGAgtctaaaagataaaataaaaataccccAACAGAATTGCAAAACACTGATTATTAGATATTGCTACCATGATTATTAGCTTCAAAGGACAATTACTTTTTGGTGTATAAAGCTTTTGTCCTTaagtaaataacatttattgaaaACTGCTTGTTGTACTACCTCTGCATGTCTTTGACATTACAATGTATTTTGATGACTAAAAAtagtttctgctctgttttgaaTTTAACTGTTGGATTTAGCTAAATTTGGTGTGAATGGCttagaaacacacaaatacgGTACATTGCTAAGAGGCAAACTTCttcctttttatgtttaagtAATGCCTTGCTGAATGCTTGacttgaaaatggaaaacagtaaaacacaaaacatctgcGCTATTAACAACCACTAAATGTCTTCAGGACGGTATTTTCCCTAATGCCAGGGCAAGGTTAGCCGCCTCATTTCACACagttcatttgtatttgtttacatCCTGTTCTAATGAAAGCAGCAAATTACTCAGATTGGGTTTAAGTACTGAAAATAAGGAGGAGAAATAGAATAAAGGTTAGCAGATTCTTTTCATCAAAGCAAAGATCCAAGCAGGATACCAGAGCCGTCTTCAAGTCCAAGTAAGTCTATTGTATGTTCCTTATTTGgtcatgcttttatttattaacaattTACAAATAAACCATTCATTAAGTCTTAAACTTGAAGGAGATATCTCTCAAatgttaaatatccaaaatatcCCCAATTGATCAATCCTAAATGTCCactaagtttttatttttgccttttctctTCATATGAAACAGGAGGTGTAATCTAAACgttttgtgctttgtttttttaagccattatttaaaaactaatatttaaaatgtttaaatttacaGGATGAGGAAGACACTACTACTTGTTCTCACCTTATCAGGTGAGTTTTCTTTCAGGgggaaaatgaaacaatgtttccattttcttaaaaaaaacaaagaaaaaaagcttcatagttattttattattatcctTACCCAGCAGGGGTTTATGTTCTGTCTACCAACCTGTTTCGTGAGTACCACTACGTGAGCAGCCCCAAGACATGGGCTGAAGCTCAGCGGTACTGCAGAGAGACGTACGCCAACCTGGCCACCGTGGACAGCCCAGAGGAAAGCGACAGTCTGCTCCAGAAAGTTCAGGAACCTGAAAAATTTGCCTGGATGAGCCTTTTCGACAACACAGCGAACTGGAAGTGGGTAATTGGAGACGAAGATTTTAACCCTGAAGATTTTAGTAACTGGAAAAATGGTGAGCCTAACACTTTAGGCTCCAAAGAGGCGTGTGCGGTGATTACGCAAGCTGGGCTTTGGCGAGACGAGATTTGTGACACAGAACGTCCCTTTATCTGTTTCCACGGTGAGATCTTTGGGTTTCTTAAACTAAGTTTAGTTACTAAAAGACAGAGTACAACTTCTGCTCCCTGACATCCATCTCCACAAaagcatagtaaaaataaaaaaggcttttCACTTCAGTGGAAACATAGGTCCAGTCAGAAGTTTGCTGCATACATCAAGGGCAGTAACGCCACATTAACTTCGGGCtttgaatgatttatttggATGGTTGTTTTATCAGGATGGAAGGATGATGCAACACACAACTTCTCTGAATTAAAGCCAATGCTCACATATATTCTTTTCAGCATTCTACGAAGTGCTTTTGTTGCATCATCCCTGAGGCCTGTTAAAAGAGTCGTTCAACTAAATCATTTAAAGTCCACATGTAATGTGGCGTTCGCGCCGGTGATGCACGCACGCAGACATCTGAGGTTTGCAAGAAAGATGGGTgaaaacttttccatattttgtcacattacaaccacaaacttggatacatatttcattggaatttGATGGGAAAGACCAGCACAAAGTGGCATACGATTGAGAAGTAGAAGGATTATACATGAACATCTGACAGAGCagtgttcaatccatcatcagGAAATGGAAGAACTGCAGAACTATCATCGAGAATCCAACTTAAAGAAGCTTAAGCATGTATGTTATTCTTGGGGTTTTTTCTGCTTACAGAACAGGGCCGCTCAAAATACATTTAGTGGAAACCGTTATGTTTTGGAACGACGCTAAGAACTACTGTCGATCCCACTACACGGACCTCATCACGGTGAGGAGCATGTCTGAGAACGAAGAAATCCACCCACTGATTGAGACGAACCACTGGATCAGCCTTCACAGAGCTCTCTGGGCTAACTGGTCTGACCTTACCCCAGTTCACTTCACCAACTGGGAGACGGGCCAGCCCGACAACAACGGCGTCACCAACATGACTTCCTGTGCTGCCGTGGATACGAGCACCGGAACGTGGTGGGATGTTGGCTGCAGTGAAAAGCATGAGTTCATCTGCCAGACTCTAATTCCATACAGTAGGAGGCTGGAGCTGCGCTTCCAGTCCGAGGTTAACCTGACCGACCCCGACGCCCAGCAGCAGATTTTACAGCAGGTACAAGAAGCCTGGATCCGTttgatcattttgtttcaaGCAAAGTATTTAGCCAAAGACTAACATACTAAACCTTGTGTGTTGTCATCGTTTCAGCTACATGCAAAGTTGAACTCTGACGAGTTGACAGAATTTAAACTGCGCTGGATCAAGAAATACGGCGTCACTTTTCACaaggagcagaggaagaagacGTAAGTGTAAACGCATCCTGTGTCTGCGTGCGttttctgtaataaataaacCTAACGTTGCTCGtcacattttacagattaaCTAACGAGCTCATGAAACATTTGTGACaaattcatataaaaatatattttttagcctTTGTTGATTTAGGATGAAGAACTGAGCTGGTGCTGGTCCTACACAGccatgaattattaaaaatgccttacgatgaaaaaactaaaacaaataataaaaaactgagcTCATTTGTcacaagtaatcaaattaagtttatccaagcgaatatattaagtttattaagCTGTCAAGTTAAAccaatgtaaataatttaggtttgataaacttaattgaactATATTTTTTAAGATGACACTCTATTTTTTCGAGGAAAGTTTCTTTCACAAACCAAGCTACAATAACTTGCATAAGAACTTGCATAATCATAATGTACAAATTTGATTTATGGGAACTTTAGAGATACATGTTTGATTTATGGGAACTTTAGAGAtacatgtttgatttttgtccataaaatgttatttattcaaaaataaacagtttaaaaagttttttctgagtttaataCTTTATGTAtggtttgaataaaatgttatttattcaaaaataaacagtttaaaaagttttttctgagtttaataCTTTATGTATGGTTCCTAAAGGCTCAGATTTTATTCACTACAACATCTAAAACAGTTTATCAGCTGATGATACATTTCTGTATCATCAGAAATGATGATGCAGATGATACAACTGAGCCTTTGTGTTTTAGGATTTCTCCAACAGTGAAAGTTCTCACTGTGAACAATAGATACTGGTTTCAATACACTTTGAAAGTTGCTTTTTAATGCCTTTTAGTCTACTTTATGTGTCCTTACAGGTTATTTCAGGTGATTCTGGCAGCAATAGTCTGGCAGCAATAAGGCCTGACTGTTGGTaatgaaactgaactgaaagaTTTGGGTTTCTTGAGTTAAGGTGAACAATGACTTTCTCCACACAGACCCAGTGTGCTTTGCATTgattttctccctcttttcatctgatgatgtgaaacatttaagtgtgacaaataaatcaaaaacagaaaaaaaaaaccttttcacagaGGCATATATATTGATGGAAAAGGGAGACCAAACACTGTTGCAAAAATGCTGGTGATTTTAGaaacaaaggaagagaaaaCCCCTTATGGTGTCGTAGTTACGATGTCAGAACAATGGGAAGCAAGTAACACACTATTGTTTCAATATCTAGGTACTCTTAGCTAAGGTCA encodes the following:
- the LOC108166688 gene encoding macrophage mannose receptor 1-like translates to MYVILGVFSAYRTGPLKIHLVETVMFWNDAKNYCRSHYTDLITVRSMSENEEIHPLIETNHWISLHRALWANWSDLTPVHFTNWETGQPDNNGVTNMTSCAAVDTSTGTWWDVGCSEKHEFICQTLIPYSRRLELRFQSEVNLTDPDAQQQILQQLHAKLNSDELTEFKLRWIKKYGVTFHKEQRKKT